In one Cytophagia bacterium CHB2 genomic region, the following are encoded:
- a CDS encoding glycosyltransferase, translating to MKALKLQNEHSKILILIKGLGLGGAERLIVDSLPYLNREQFDYEFAYMLPWKDFLVPTITKASFPVHCLGMQKTWHFPLMQRRLQKLMRDRRFDLIHADLPVTGILARLMGRRFGIPVIYTEHNLQERYHPVTRRANALTFGWNDCVLAVSEEVAASIKRCGLEKKTTVKTLLNGVPVEQVRAEAGNVNGLREEFGIPKNNLVVGTVAVFRRQKRLQDWLEVASRIVQQQGNVTFLLVGHGPEEAMLRSKISELGIEDRVVMPGFRRDGRRVMALMDVFLMTSEFEGLPMALLEAMALAKPVVATSVGGIPELVKNGDEGFLTLVGAVDELAGYATKLLGDPQLRLRMGERGAVKVEENFHIKHRVKFIEALYWEVLAEKRRTGDGVRGRKEGTRIYVHG from the coding sequence GTGAAAGCGCTAAAGCTACAAAACGAACATTCCAAGATTCTCATCCTGATCAAAGGCCTCGGTCTCGGCGGCGCCGAGCGTTTGATTGTGGACTCCCTGCCGTATCTAAACCGAGAGCAGTTTGATTACGAGTTTGCTTACATGTTGCCGTGGAAAGATTTTTTAGTTCCTACTATTACAAAAGCAAGCTTTCCGGTCCATTGTCTGGGCATGCAGAAGACCTGGCATTTCCCTTTAATGCAGCGGCGCTTGCAAAAGCTAATGCGAGACCGCAGATTTGACTTGATCCACGCTGATTTGCCAGTGACCGGAATTCTGGCCCGTCTCATGGGCCGCAGATTTGGAATACCGGTGATTTACACGGAGCATAATCTCCAGGAGCGATATCATCCTGTTACCCGGCGCGCCAACGCGCTGACCTTTGGTTGGAATGATTGCGTGTTGGCGGTGTCCGAGGAAGTCGCCGCCTCCATCAAGCGTTGTGGTTTGGAAAAAAAGACGACGGTGAAAACTTTGCTCAACGGCGTGCCGGTCGAACAAGTCAGAGCCGAGGCCGGCAATGTCAATGGCTTGCGCGAAGAATTTGGTATTCCAAAAAATAATCTGGTCGTCGGAACGGTGGCGGTATTTCGCCGCCAGAAACGCCTGCAAGATTGGCTCGAAGTTGCCAGTCGAATTGTGCAACAGCAAGGTAACGTTACTTTCCTTCTCGTCGGACATGGACCGGAAGAAGCGATGCTGCGGTCGAAGATCAGCGAATTGGGGATAGAAGATCGCGTCGTGATGCCAGGCTTTCGTCGGGATGGAAGGCGAGTCATGGCGTTGATGGATGTCTTTTTGATGACCTCGGAATTTGAAGGCCTGCCGATGGCTCTATTGGAAGCGATGGCTTTGGCTAAACCGGTGGTTGCTACCTCAGTCGGCGGCATTCCAGAATTGGTGAAGAATGGAGACGAGGGTTTTCTAACCCTCGTCGGTGCGGTGGATGAGTTGGCAGGTTATGCGACCAAACTTTTGGGTGATCCTCAACTGCGCCTCCGTATGGGTGAGCGAGGAGCGGTCAAGGTGGAGGAGAATTTTCACATCAAGCATCGGGTGAAGTTTATCGAGGCGCTTTATTGGGAAGTTTTGGCTGAGAAAAGAAGAACGGGAGATGGGGTGAGAGGGCGAAAAGAAGGGACGAGAATATATGTTCACGGATGA